The genome window CTGGACCTGGCTCGATGCCCTCGACGACGCCAGCCGGCTGGCGCTGCTGGCGCACTGCGTCAGTTTCGGGGTCAATGCGCTCTTCGAGCGGATCAATCCCTACGGCGCCGGTGTCAGCCAGCAGGGTCTCGAGCAGCGCCTGCGCGAGGCGGACCGGCTGGCTCGGGTGACAGGGTTGGACATGGTCGAAGTCGGCTGGCGGCCGACCGTCGCCAACTATCTCGGCCGCGTCACCAAATCCCGCATCCTCGAAGCGGTGCGCGAGGGCGCCGGCGAGCGCGCGGCGCAACTCATCGACCACCTCAAGAAGGGAGAGATGGCCAAGGAGGCGGAGCGGCTGCTCTCCGACAGCGGCTGGCTGCCCGAACCGCTGCGCCTCACCGGTGACGAACCCGCCACCGTTGAACCCGACGAGGATGACGGCGCTGGCGCGGCGCTGCCGGCCTTCCTCGCCAGCGAGGACGGCCCTTCCGCCGAAGCCCAAGAGCCGGTGCAGCCGATCGCCGCTGAGTAACGGCGCCCCACAGACGGGGCATCCGCCCTTCATCCCTGGCCCGGCGCCCAGCCGGGCCTTTTCGTTTCAGGAGAGATTTCAATGTCTGCCGCTTTGATCTTCGACATCGCCCCGCTCGGCTCGCTCGTCGCCTATTCGGACGGTACGCCGCGACCGCCGGCGCGCTTCACCCGCAAGCTCGCGGCATGGGAACGCCGCAACGGCACCGGCCGGCTGGTCCGCAAGGAGCCGGCGCGCGAACGCCCGACCTACACGTCCCCGCCTTGCTTCACCCTGCATGAGGGGAGCTTCGGCCAGAATGGCATCATCCTCGTTTCGGTGATGCGCAACTACGGCATCGACAGCGATCTGAAGTTCCGCGTCATCGAACGTCCCCGGATCGGCCAGGTCCGCGTCCTGCAGCCCGTCGGTGACGGCGTCGAACTGTTGCACCTCGCCGAAAGCCGCGTGGCGGCCGAGTTGTGGCTGGCGAGAAACCGCCATCACCAGGCCGGCATCGACGAAGTGACCGCCGACGAGATCAGCGCCGACGCCGTCGAGGGACGCGCCGCGGCCTGATGGCGTCGAGCGCACCAGTCTGCACGGCGTAACGCATCGCCGTGCGCAATCACCACCACAAACGAGGCGAACCTGCCGGGCTCGAAGAAGCGAGGGCCGGGCAGTTCGCCTTGCGGAGACCGATCATGTCCGAATTCACCATTGAAACGACGTATCGCCTGCCGGTCTACCGGCAGCGCACCTATGCGGCCGAGACGCCCGAAGCGGCCTGCCGGCTGGCCATCGCGGACGACGACTGGTCCGGACAGAAAGAGGATGCCGAGTCCGCGGGCGAGACCTTCGTCACCGGCATCTGGCGCGGAGCGGATGCCGCCCACCGCGGTCGCACAGTACAAATCGCGCCGCACTTTGAGGAAACGCTGCAGCGCAAGGCGCGGCATTTCGAAGTCCTGCTCGGCCTGCTCAAGATCCTGCTCGCCGATTTCGAAGCGGGTCGAACGACCGCCCCGGAATGGACCGGCAAGGTCAATTGGGCGGTGCAGCGCGCCGAAGCCATTCTCGACGGCGCACGCGGTCCGGACGAACCGAACAGCGCGAGGGACGTATCATGAGCATTCCCGACTTCGCCCGCGCCAATTTCCAGACGCTGCTCCGCGCCGCCGGCACTGGCGATCTCGCACTGATGGAGTGCCTCGACGCCGAAACGGCGCAGCCGCGCTATGTCATCTGCGCCGTCGGCCGCGACGGCGCGGACTATGTATTCACGCCCTTCGGGCACTTGGCCGAAGGCAATCCCTTCGACGCCTATCGCCCGCCCGATCCTGGCGACCCGAACGGCTTCCTGCCGGCTGCCGGCACGGCCGACGAGGAATGACCATCGCGCCCTGATCCTCTTCAAGCGCCCCGCCTTAAGGCCGGGCGCTTGTTTCATGTCAGGCCCGAGGCCGACCGAGAGGGAGAGGCAGGCCGCGAGGGGTTCGAGCCGCTCCGGTCCAGAGAGAGCGCCGCGCGCGGCTCGATTTCCGGTTGCTCTCCGAGGATCCCGATATGACCCCGACCTCCGCATCGGCGGCAGTGATTGCCGCTGCGAACGTCCCCCTCGCCAAGCCCGACACGTCTGCCGCGGTGTTCGCGGCCGCGACGCTTCTCCTTCCCCATCTCGAGCGCGGTGAGCGCATCGATGCGCCGATCCTGCGCGCCAGCATGGAGGCGGCCTTCGGCGCCTCCGATGCCGCTGGCGCCTGGGACTGGAAGCAGGCCTACGAGGCCTGTGAGGCGGCCACCGTGCTATTCCTGCGCAAGTACGGAAAGGCGCTGTTCCGCAAAGCCGCGTCTCCGGCTTTGCGGCTTTCCGCGCTGTCAAGAATTGCGGGCCTGCTGCCCACGCACACCCGCCGCTCCAAAGAGTCACAGGTCTTCCAGCAGTTCTCGACGCCGATCCCGCTCGGGCTGGTCGCGGTGACGGCCGCCGCCATCACGCCGGCCGACCGCGTGCTCGAGCCCTCGGCCGGCACCGGGCTCCTCGCCATCCTGGCCGAGATCGCCGGCGCCACGCCGCTCCTCAACGAACTCGCCGAGATACGCGCCGGCCTTCTCGCCTCCCTCTTTCCTTCCGTGTCCGTCACCCGCTTCGATGCCGCCCAGATCGACGACCATCTCGACCCGGGCGCCGTGCCGAGCGTGGTGTTGATGAATCCGCCGTTCTCGGTGATGGCCAATGTCGAAGGCCGCGTCGCCGACGCGGTGGTCCGCCATGTCGCCTCGGCGCTGGCGCGGCTGGCGCCGGGCGGCCGGCTGGTGACCATCACCGGCGCC of Devosia yakushimensis contains these proteins:
- a CDS encoding DUF6117 family protein, with the protein product MSIPDFARANFQTLLRAAGTGDLALMECLDAETAQPRYVICAVGRDGADYVFTPFGHLAEGNPFDAYRPPDPGDPNGFLPAAGTADEE